One Salinicoccus roseus genomic region harbors:
- a CDS encoding ParB/RepB/Spo0J family partition protein: MARQKGLGKSLGKGLDALFSSGKEGEAVIELKISEIRRNPYQPRMEFNEDKLRELSDSIETHGVIQPIVVRKAVKGYDIVAGERRFRASRMLGRETIPAIVKEMTDTEMMELAIIENLQRENLNPLEEAMSYRQLMTTLNITQNEVAERLGKSRPYIANMLRLLNLPNAIRQMINDDLLSGAHGRTLLALKDPIQMEGAAKRAIDEGMSVRTLETYVKSLQEAPAKRKKKQDKPKFIEKHETMLKEHFGTAVEIRKKRKKGTISFEFRNEEEFKRLISMLEDK, encoded by the coding sequence ATGGCAAGGCAAAAAGGACTGGGAAAGAGTCTCGGAAAGGGACTGGATGCTCTATTTTCCAGCGGTAAGGAAGGTGAGGCGGTCATCGAACTCAAAATTTCCGAAATCAGAAGGAACCCCTATCAGCCCCGTATGGAGTTCAATGAGGATAAGCTAAGGGAACTGTCTGATTCCATTGAGACACATGGCGTAATCCAGCCCATCGTGGTGAGGAAAGCCGTCAAGGGCTACGATATCGTGGCAGGGGAGAGAAGATTCAGGGCGTCCAGAATGCTCGGCAGGGAAACCATACCGGCAATCGTCAAGGAGATGACGGATACCGAAATGATGGAGCTTGCCATCATTGAAAACCTGCAGCGTGAGAACCTCAATCCGTTGGAAGAGGCGATGAGCTATCGCCAACTGATGACGACTTTGAACATCACCCAGAATGAAGTGGCAGAGCGGCTGGGGAAATCACGTCCCTACATCGCTAATATGCTGAGGCTGCTCAATCTGCCGAATGCCATCAGACAGATGATCAATGACGATCTGCTCTCCGGTGCACACGGCAGGACACTTCTGGCGCTCAAGGACCCCATCCAGATGGAAGGTGCAGCGAAACGTGCTATCGATGAAGGAATGAGTGTCCGTACACTTGAGACCTATGTAAAAAGCCTGCAGGAAGCACCTGCCAAAAGAAAGAAGAAGCAGGACAAGCCGAAGTTCATAGAGAAGCATGAGACGATGCTCAAGGAACATTTCGGAACGGCAGTGGAAATAAGGAAGAAGCGCAAAAAGGGCACAATATCATTCGAGTTCAGGAATGAAGAAGAGTTCAAAAGGCTCATCTCCATGCTGGAAGACAAGTAA
- the rsmG gene encoding 16S rRNA (guanine(527)-N(7))-methyltransferase RsmG, which produces MKEAQFIEVLRHQGITLDDEQRAKFRRYFEMLAEWNGRVNLTAVTDEEGVYLKHFYDSLTPLFHVDLPENASICDVGAGAGFPSIPLKILRPDLKVTIVDSLNKRILFLNELTAELDLDKIHLVHDRAETFAQGPQRHMFDIVTARAVAQLNVLAELCLPLVRTGGRFIVLKGRKGMEELEESQFALDLLGGELVETHSFTLPEEDSERHILEIAKRRKTPKKYPRKPGTPNKSPLKQ; this is translated from the coding sequence ATGAAGGAAGCACAGTTCATAGAGGTCCTGCGTCACCAGGGGATCACCCTGGATGATGAACAGCGCGCCAAATTCAGAAGATATTTCGAGATGCTTGCAGAATGGAACGGCCGGGTCAATCTGACGGCCGTGACCGACGAGGAAGGGGTTTATCTGAAGCATTTCTACGATTCGCTGACGCCGCTCTTCCATGTGGATCTCCCGGAGAATGCAAGCATATGCGATGTCGGAGCGGGGGCGGGCTTCCCAAGCATCCCGCTCAAAATCCTGAGGCCCGACCTCAAAGTGACCATAGTGGATTCGCTGAATAAACGCATCCTCTTCCTGAACGAACTGACGGCAGAACTCGATCTGGATAAGATCCATCTGGTCCATGACCGCGCCGAGACATTTGCACAAGGCCCTCAGCGTCATATGTTCGATATCGTGACGGCACGTGCAGTCGCCCAGTTGAACGTGCTGGCCGAGCTCTGTCTGCCGCTTGTCCGTACAGGAGGTCGCTTCATTGTATTGAAGGGCAGAAAAGGCATGGAAGAATTGGAAGAAAGCCAGTTCGCCCTGGATCTCTTGGGAGGCGAGCTTGTGGAAACCCACAGCTTCACCCTCCCGGAGGAAGACAGTGAACGCCATATCCTCGAAATCGCGAAGAGAAGAAAAACACCCAAGAAGTATCCGCGCAAGCCGGGTACCCCAAACAAATCCCCATTAAAACAATAG
- a CDS encoding ParB/RepB/Spo0J family partition protein, which yields MKKPFSRLFGLIDKSEDQQENVSLQHLPMENIVPNRYQPRTAFDRERIRELADSIAEHGLLQPITVRPIEEGMFEIIAGERRFRALKMLNREEAEVIVKYLTDTESAAIALIENIQRENLSSIEEAKAYKKLLKMDGITQKNLAQNLGKSQSFIANKLRLLKLSDEVIEALQKQEITERHARSLLSLEDSGQEEMLEDIRKQKMTVKETEHAVRKKLKHVNDELDFDEDMSFILNDLNREVDRLKDKGFNVSYESADEDAFHEVTIKIYR from the coding sequence GTGAAAAAACCATTTTCAAGACTTTTCGGCTTGATAGACAAAAGTGAAGATCAGCAGGAGAATGTCTCCCTGCAGCACTTGCCGATGGAAAACATCGTCCCCAACCGCTATCAGCCAAGGACGGCATTCGACCGGGAACGGATCAGGGAACTGGCCGATTCCATCGCGGAGCATGGTCTCCTGCAGCCGATCACCGTCCGGCCGATAGAGGAGGGCATGTTTGAAATCATTGCAGGGGAGCGCAGGTTCAGGGCGCTGAAGATGCTCAACCGCGAAGAAGCGGAGGTCATCGTAAAATATCTGACGGATACCGAATCTGCGGCCATTGCACTGATAGAAAATATCCAGCGCGAGAACCTATCCAGCATAGAAGAAGCGAAAGCCTATAAGAAGCTCCTCAAGATGGATGGCATCACCCAGAAGAACCTTGCACAGAATCTTGGCAAGAGCCAGTCATTCATCGCCAACAAGCTGCGTCTTCTTAAATTGTCCGATGAAGTCATTGAAGCGCTCCAGAAGCAGGAAATCACCGAGCGTCATGCAAGGTCGCTCCTCAGCCTGGAGGATTCAGGGCAGGAAGAGATGCTTGAAGACATCAGGAAGCAGAAGATGACGGTGAAGGAGACGGAGCATGCAGTCAGGAAGAAGCTGAAGCACGTCAATGACGAACTGGATTTTGATGAGGACATGTCCTTCATACTGAATGATCTCAACCGTGAAGTGGACAGGCTGAAGGACAAAGGATTCAACGTATCCTATGAGTCGGCTGATGAGGATGCTTTCCATGAAGTGACGATAAAGATCTATAGGTAG